The following are from one region of the Magallana gigas chromosome 6, xbMagGiga1.1, whole genome shotgun sequence genome:
- the LOC105347934 gene encoding neuroglobin: MGCINAKKRRKEALRQGLNISSSKRKTYLKTNEDSANGSPAHVREPAPPIPLLTERQKELIMQSWQKIQEDMSKVGVVMFMRLFETHPDVQDVFMPFKGMSQDDLRHSSQLREHALRVMGTVEKCLARINEPKKMEEMLHDLGTRHVMYSAKVDYVDLIGPQFIWAMQPALEDQWNTELEEAWSDLFKMMTHVMKNAMQF; encoded by the exons ATGGGTTGTATAAATGCCAAAAAGAGACGAAAGGAAGCATTAAGACAAGGACTGAATATTTCGTcatcaaaaagaaaaacgtaTCTCAAGACGAATGAGGACTCGGCAAATGGGTCCCCAGCGCACGTGAGGGAGCCCGCCCCTCCCATACCACTCCTGACCGAGCGGCAAAAGGAGTTGATTATGCAATCCTGGCAAAAGATTCAGGAGGACATGTCAAAAGTGGGCGTGGTCATGTTTATGAG attGTTTGAAACGCACCCAGATGTCCAAGACGTGTTCATGCCATTCAAAGGCATGTCGCAAGACGATCTTAGACATAGCTCACAACTCAGAGAGCATGCGCTGAGAGTTATGGGGACGGTCGAAAAATGTCTCGCCAGAATTAACGAACCCAAAAAGATGGAGGAAATGTTGCACGACCTTGGGACAAGGCATGTCATGTACAGCGCCAAGGTGGACTACGTAGAC TTGATCGGCCCCCAGTTTATTTGGGCCATGCAGCCGGCGCTGGAAGACCAATGGAACACCGAGCTTGAGGAGGCGTGGTCTGACCTATTTAAGATGATGACCCATGTCATGAAAAACGCCATGCAGTTTTAG